The proteins below come from a single Desulfitobacterium metallireducens DSM 15288 genomic window:
- the lspA gene encoding signal peptidase II, whose product MLIWLTIIGIWIIDRVLKIFIQGNLHPNETLAVIPNFFHITYVLNPGAAFGLMAGQTWIFIITALLVVVGIIYAQFKIPREEKVLRFALGMIGGGALGNFYDRVVIGKVVDYLDFQIWPFVFNFADSMIVIGVGLLMLIMYLKDRKSRRTE is encoded by the coding sequence TTGCTCATTTGGCTTACCATTATTGGAATTTGGATAATCGATCGGGTGTTGAAAATCTTTATTCAAGGGAATTTACATCCTAATGAAACGTTAGCAGTTATCCCTAATTTCTTTCATATAACTTATGTCTTAAATCCAGGAGCGGCATTTGGATTAATGGCAGGCCAGACTTGGATTTTTATTATTACCGCGTTATTGGTTGTAGTTGGCATAATTTATGCCCAATTTAAGATTCCCAGGGAGGAGAAAGTTCTACGGTTTGCGTTAGGGATGATTGGTGGCGGCGCTTTAGGTAATTTTTATGATCGGGTCGTTATTGGAAAAGTTGTGGATTATTTGGACTTTCAGATCTGGCCTTTTGTATTTAATTTTGCAGATAGTATGATCGTGATCGGAGTTGGGCTGTTGATGCTCATCATGTATCTCAAGGATCGTAAGAGTAGGAGAACGGAATGA
- a CDS encoding TraR/DksA C4-type zinc finger protein: MENQKYAKLIEQLKQDKKETLKNATELITGDMRESIGELSLIDNHPADIATEVYERSRDVAIHDRYMHQVHAIDSALQRWEEGSYGICEHCGKTIPLERLEALPYTTVCKDCSRLEEKEEQHSLHREPVEDEILNRPFSRTFNDATDRVEFDSEDSWQAVARYGTADSPQDLGTNRDISDPNEMYEDADEVIGAVDDIESLEVEVEPGFGNTVYYDKQHGRT; the protein is encoded by the coding sequence ATGGAAAATCAAAAATATGCGAAACTGATTGAACAACTAAAACAGGATAAAAAGGAAACGCTTAAAAATGCAACAGAACTAATCACTGGAGATATGCGCGAATCGATAGGAGAACTTTCTTTAATCGATAATCATCCAGCAGATATTGCGACAGAGGTATACGAACGTTCACGGGACGTAGCCATTCATGATCGCTATATGCATCAAGTTCATGCCATTGATTCAGCCTTGCAACGGTGGGAAGAGGGAAGCTACGGAATCTGTGAACACTGTGGGAAAACGATTCCGCTGGAGCGACTTGAAGCTCTTCCCTATACCACAGTTTGTAAAGATTGCAGTCGTTTAGAAGAAAAAGAAGAACAACACTCACTGCATCGGGAACCTGTGGAAGATGAAATCCTCAATCGTCCGTTTTCGCGGACCTTTAATGATGCAACAGATCGCGTCGAGTTTGATAGCGAAGATTCTTGGCAAGCGGTCGCTCGTTATGGAACAGCAGATTCTCCTCAGGATCTAGGCACGAATCGAGACATTAGTGATCCTAATGAAATGTATGAAGATGCTGATGAAGTGATCGGTGCAGTAGATGATATCGAAAGCCTCGAAGTTGAGGTGGAGCCGGGGTTTGGAAATACGGTGTACTACGATAAACAGCATGGCAGAACGTGA
- a CDS encoding DUF5665 domain-containing protein, which yields MPNSEDQEKKTESTKPADWPLFKNQVTELAQVLEKMNLSEYISYLNNPRRMLLINFASGLVRGLGIAIGASILAGIALIVLRRLVFLNLPVIGGFIAELVKVVNAHNGY from the coding sequence TTGCCAAATTCTGAGGATCAAGAAAAAAAGACAGAAAGCACGAAACCCGCAGATTGGCCGCTATTTAAAAATCAAGTCACTGAATTAGCCCAGGTTCTCGAGAAAATGAACCTCTCAGAATACATTTCTTACTTAAATAATCCTCGACGTATGCTCTTGATTAACTTCGCTTCTGGTTTAGTGCGGGGCTTAGGAATAGCCATCGGGGCATCAATTCTCGCAGGTATAGCCCTTATTGTCTTGCGACGTCTCGTCTTTTTAAATCTGCCTGTGATTGGGGGGTTCATCGCTGAACTCGTAAAAGTCGTGAATGCCCATAATGGATATTAG